From Actinoplanes oblitus, a single genomic window includes:
- a CDS encoding tyrosine-type recombinase/integrase produces the protein MQHESAAEPPTPLAELVDEFLAARATRKPSAHTLAAYQRDLTLVLRLVSPVPLAPADLSPRVLRAAFARFAAQRAPASVARAWSSWNAFFTFLVTEGVVAGNPMSAVDKPRMVAHSPKPLRGEDTPEQLLRVVSQVDERQRDPWPERDVLVLALALCAGLRLSELLGLRVGSVSGRDGERRVEVAGKGGRPRVVPIDNGLDAAVARYVASRRVRFGRVVPSDPLLVDRHGAPLQRGGLQYLVRSCFRRAGIGDRVPRGAQLHALRHTFATRLAEDGANASEIMRLLGHASLATSQNYIEVTAEQQRAAIASNRTNRVLRELG, from the coding sequence ATGCAGCACGAATCAGCCGCTGAGCCCCCCACCCCCTTGGCCGAGCTCGTCGACGAGTTCTTGGCGGCACGGGCCACCCGCAAGCCTTCGGCGCACACCCTCGCGGCGTACCAGCGGGATTTGACCTTGGTGTTGCGGCTGGTGTCGCCGGTGCCGCTCGCCCCTGCCGACCTCTCCCCCCGGGTGTTGCGGGCGGCGTTCGCGCGGTTCGCCGCGCAGCGGGCGCCGGCGTCGGTGGCGCGGGCGTGGTCGTCGTGGAACGCGTTCTTCACGTTCTTGGTGACGGAGGGTGTTGTGGCGGGGAATCCGATGTCGGCGGTGGACAAGCCGCGGATGGTGGCGCACTCCCCCAAGCCGTTGCGGGGTGAGGATACGCCGGAGCAGTTGTTGCGGGTGGTGTCGCAGGTGGATGAGCGGCAGCGGGATCCGTGGCCGGAGCGGGACGTGCTGGTGCTGGCGTTGGCGTTGTGTGCGGGTTTGCGGTTGTCGGAGTTGTTGGGTTTGCGGGTTGGTTCGGTGTCGGGTCGTGACGGTGAGCGGCGGGTTGAGGTGGCCGGGAAGGGTGGGCGGCCTCGGGTGGTGCCGATCGACAATGGGTTGGACGCGGCGGTGGCGCGGTATGTGGCGAGTCGGCGGGTGCGGTTCGGTCGGGTGGTGCCGTCGGATCCGTTGCTGGTGGATCGGCATGGGGCGCCGTTGCAGCGGGGTGGTTTGCAGTATTTGGTGCGGTCGTGCTTCCGGCGGGCCGGGATTGGTGATCGGGTGCCGCGGGGTGCGCAGTTGCATGCGTTGCGGCATACGTTCGCGACGCGGTTGGCGGAGGACGGGGCGAACGCGTCGGAGATCATGCGGTTGCTGGGGCATGCGTCGTTGGCGACGTCGCAGAATTACATCGAGGTGACGGCGGAGCAGCAGCGGGCAGCGATCGCGTCGAATCGCACCAACCGGGTGTTGCGGGAGTTGGGCTGA
- a CDS encoding phosphotransferase, with translation MASSEQLSTWGSGGHAADAVLRDGVVRKRPGPWTPTIFALLRHLERAGFGGAPRVAGDGCTFVPGRSAHPHAWPDEAVAGVGTLLRGLHDATATFTPPAGAAWQPHWLRELGGDDVVIGHGDTAPWNIVGEHGRPRAFIDWEFAGPVDRLWELAQTVWLNAHLVDDDVAELQNLPDAPTRARHARAIADGYGLPRAARDELVDRLADVAIHSARHEAVDAAVRIDSTAAVGADGYPILWGITWRARSASWIARHRTLLRRVMLA, from the coding sequence ATGGCATCGTCCGAGCAGCTGAGCACGTGGGGTTCCGGCGGGCACGCCGCGGACGCGGTCCTGCGCGACGGTGTCGTCCGCAAGCGCCCCGGGCCCTGGACTCCCACGATATTCGCCCTGCTCAGGCACCTGGAGCGGGCCGGTTTCGGCGGGGCGCCGCGGGTGGCCGGGGACGGCTGCACCTTCGTGCCGGGCCGGTCCGCGCACCCGCACGCCTGGCCGGACGAGGCGGTGGCCGGAGTCGGGACGCTGCTGCGTGGCCTGCACGACGCCACCGCCACGTTCACGCCACCGGCCGGCGCCGCGTGGCAGCCGCACTGGCTGCGTGAGCTCGGCGGCGACGACGTGGTGATCGGTCACGGCGACACCGCCCCGTGGAACATCGTCGGCGAGCACGGGCGGCCGCGGGCGTTCATCGACTGGGAGTTCGCCGGGCCGGTGGACCGCCTCTGGGAGCTCGCCCAGACCGTCTGGTTGAACGCCCACCTCGTCGACGACGACGTCGCCGAGCTGCAGAACCTGCCCGACGCGCCCACCCGGGCCCGGCACGCCCGGGCCATCGCCGACGGGTACGGCCTGCCCCGCGCCGCCCGCGACGAGCTCGTCGACCGGCTCGCCGACGTCGCGATCCACAGCGCCCGCCACGAGGCGGTCGACGCGGCCGTGCGCATCGACAGCACCGCGGCGGTCGGCGCCGACGGCTATCCGATCCTGTGGGGGATCACCTGGCGGGCGCGCAGCGCCTCGTGGATCGCCCGGCACCGCACGCTGCTGCGCCGGGTGATGCTCGCCTGA
- a CDS encoding Glu/Leu/Phe/Val dehydrogenase dimerization domain-containing protein, which translates to MEHEHVVTRRGERCGLPITIAVHSTVRGRSAGGCRIAHYPHWRDAVTDALRLSAAMTGKCAVAGLPLGGAKTVVALPPAYELGAATRRDLLHDVGDLIASLDGRYATGPDVGSGPDDMAVIAERTPHVFCRPRSAGGSGDSSPHTALGVLAALRAVCADRFGCAELGGRSFAVLGAGRVGGHLLDLLAATGATIRAADTDPARRRPGVTWLSPERRSTC; encoded by the coding sequence ATGGAGCACGAACATGTCGTCACCCGCCGCGGTGAGCGCTGCGGCCTGCCGATCACCATCGCCGTGCACAGCACCGTGCGCGGCCGTTCCGCCGGCGGCTGCCGGATCGCCCACTACCCGCACTGGCGCGACGCGGTCACCGACGCGCTGCGCCTGTCGGCGGCGATGACCGGTAAGTGCGCGGTCGCCGGGCTGCCGCTCGGCGGCGCCAAGACCGTGGTGGCGCTGCCCCCGGCGTACGAGCTGGGTGCCGCGACCCGCCGCGATCTGCTGCATGACGTCGGTGACCTGATCGCCTCCCTGGACGGTCGCTATGCGACCGGGCCGGACGTGGGCAGCGGGCCGGACGACATGGCGGTGATCGCCGAGCGCACCCCGCACGTGTTCTGCCGGCCGCGCTCGGCCGGTGGCAGCGGCGACTCGTCGCCGCACACCGCGCTCGGCGTGCTGGCCGCCCTGCGCGCCGTCTGCGCCGACCGGTTCGGCTGCGCCGAGCTGGGCGGGCGCAGCTTCGCGGTGCTCGGCGCCGGCCGGGTCGGCGGGCATCTGCTCGACCTGCTCGCCGCCACCGGGGCGACGATCCGTGCCGCGGACACCGACCCGGCCCGGCGCCGGCCCGGCGTCACCTGGCTCAGCCCCGAGCGCCGGTCGACGTGCTGA
- a CDS encoding alpha/beta fold hydrolase — MDSPPLRFARTEDGVTLGYQMFGSGPVLVWMPSLSNIVAQWRIPAIRAAYQALARQVTLVLYDGRGTGSSDRRIDLGDLGVPAHLRDLHAVLDHAGIARASLLGYYHATATAIAFAARRPERVDRLVLFGGAPRMREAMLPAQTQALLSLIEQDWDLFADAAAAAWLGWDTGPSNRWTAEAFRTATTAPVAKAWFAAAERIDVTGDLPRVRAPALVLHRQGHQQIPVEVFRRLAAALPDARLVELPGSTPTLFLEDPAADLGLVTGFLTTGTVTAVAARSTGTDTRVAGHPLTPRERQVLGLLPDGDSNAELARRLGIAVHTVERHLASIYRKIGARGRADAVAYALRRVTDFRHPS; from the coding sequence ATGGACAGCCCGCCGCTGCGGTTCGCCCGCACCGAGGACGGCGTGACCCTGGGCTACCAGATGTTCGGCAGCGGCCCGGTCCTGGTGTGGATGCCGTCGCTGAGCAACATCGTCGCCCAGTGGCGGATCCCGGCGATCCGCGCCGCCTACCAGGCGCTGGCCCGGCAGGTGACGCTGGTGCTCTACGACGGCCGCGGCACCGGCAGCTCCGACCGGCGCATCGATCTCGGCGACCTCGGGGTGCCCGCGCACCTGCGGGACCTGCACGCCGTCCTGGACCACGCCGGGATCGCCCGGGCGTCGCTGCTGGGCTATTACCACGCGACGGCCACCGCGATCGCGTTCGCGGCCCGCCGGCCCGAGCGGGTCGACCGGCTGGTGCTCTTCGGCGGCGCGCCGCGGATGCGTGAGGCGATGCTGCCCGCCCAGACGCAGGCGCTGCTGTCGCTGATCGAGCAGGACTGGGACCTGTTCGCCGACGCCGCCGCCGCGGCCTGGCTGGGCTGGGACACGGGCCCGTCGAACCGGTGGACCGCCGAGGCGTTCCGGACCGCCACCACCGCGCCGGTCGCCAAGGCCTGGTTCGCCGCCGCCGAACGCATCGACGTGACCGGCGACCTGCCCCGGGTGCGCGCGCCGGCGCTGGTGCTGCACCGGCAGGGCCACCAGCAGATCCCGGTCGAGGTGTTCCGCCGGCTCGCCGCCGCCCTGCCCGACGCCCGCCTGGTCGAGCTGCCCGGCAGCACGCCGACGCTGTTCCTGGAGGACCCGGCCGCCGACCTGGGCCTGGTGACCGGGTTCCTGACCACCGGCACGGTCACCGCGGTGGCCGCTCGCAGCACCGGCACCGACACCCGGGTGGCCGGCCATCCGCTGACACCCCGGGAACGGCAGGTGCTCGGGCTGCTGCCCGACGGCGACTCCAACGCCGAGCTCGCCCGCCGGCTGGGGATCGCCGTGCACACCGTGGAACGGCACCTGGCCAGCATCTACCGCAAGATCGGCGCGCGTGGCCGGGCCGACGCGGTCGCCTACGCCCTGCGCCGGGTAACGGATTTCCGTCATCCGTCGTGA
- a CDS encoding class I SAM-dependent methyltransferase → MIDYDEAYRTGTAPWDIGKPQPALTALLDFGIRGPKVLDLGCGTGDLSLALARRGYHVTGIDISPVAIERARAKATGLTATFEVQDATQLNLPNAPFDTIIDCGLLHNLHRFGGLDAYLAQLPGLAEPGTMLYVLAISAAAGDTWTITREHLTQWFPEPTWTDITIKDVQITAEVNAEKLTMPGYLMRAFRAYH, encoded by the coding sequence ATGATCGACTACGACGAGGCCTACCGCACCGGCACCGCACCCTGGGACATCGGCAAACCACAACCCGCACTCACCGCCCTGCTCGACTTCGGCATCCGCGGCCCCAAAGTCCTCGACCTCGGCTGCGGCACCGGCGACCTCTCCCTCGCCCTGGCCCGCCGCGGATACCACGTCACCGGCATCGACATCTCACCCGTGGCCATCGAACGCGCCCGCGCCAAAGCCACCGGCCTCACCGCCACCTTCGAAGTCCAGGACGCCACCCAGCTCAACCTGCCCAACGCGCCGTTCGACACCATCATCGACTGCGGCCTGCTGCACAACCTGCACCGCTTCGGCGGCCTCGACGCCTACCTCGCCCAGCTACCCGGCCTCGCCGAACCCGGCACCATGCTCTACGTCCTGGCCATCTCCGCCGCCGCCGGCGACACCTGGACCATCACCCGCGAGCACCTCACCCAATGGTTCCCCGAACCCACCTGGACCGACATCACCATCAAAGACGTCCAGATCACCGCCGAAGTCAACGCCGAAAAACTCACCATGCCCGGCTACCTGATGCGCGCCTTCCGCGCCTACCACTAA
- a CDS encoding GNAT family N-acetyltransferase, translating to MDVQLRPVHKNDLDLLARFDVEPGLIGPNWYGFRDAARHRRRFEADGWLGDEDGQLIVTADGEPAGFVGWRPAGFGAGRYRTIGVVLLPEWRGRRIGTRAQLLLCRYLFAHTSVHRIEAGTQPENVAEQRALRRLGFQREGLLRGAEFRDGAWCDIVVFGLLRGELADDVA from the coding sequence ATGGATGTGCAGCTGCGACCCGTACACAAAAATGATCTTGATTTGCTGGCCCGGTTCGATGTGGAGCCGGGACTGATCGGCCCGAACTGGTACGGGTTTCGGGACGCTGCCCGGCACCGGCGGCGCTTCGAGGCCGACGGCTGGCTCGGTGACGAGGACGGCCAGCTGATCGTGACCGCCGACGGGGAACCGGCCGGGTTCGTCGGGTGGCGCCCGGCCGGGTTCGGCGCCGGCCGTTACCGTACCATCGGCGTGGTGCTGCTGCCCGAGTGGCGGGGCCGGCGGATCGGGACCCGCGCGCAGCTGTTGCTGTGCCGCTACCTGTTCGCGCACACCAGCGTGCACCGCATCGAGGCCGGCACCCAGCCGGAGAACGTGGCCGAGCAGCGGGCCCTGCGGCGGCTGGGGTTCCAGCGCGAGGGCCTGCTGCGCGGCGCCGAGTTCCGCGACGGCGCCTGGTGCGACATCGTGGTGTTCGGGCTGCTGCGCGGCGAGCTGGCGGACGACGTGGCGTGA
- a CDS encoding PNPOx family protein: MSVSAVPDNTSWRVARATAPAVRVLAGRRFFPLWAVVQHRGRVSGRALSVPVAVVATPDVIVINLPWGARTNWVRNVLAAGSCTLRWKGRTHQLDRPEIIGAAAARPYYSPVAWRLARTLFPADAWLLLHRVPRAKPVSGTR, from the coding sequence ATGAGTGTTTCCGCAGTCCCTGACAACACCTCGTGGCGTGTCGCCCGGGCCACCGCACCCGCCGTGCGGGTCCTGGCCGGGCGCCGGTTCTTCCCGCTGTGGGCGGTCGTGCAGCACCGGGGCCGGGTGTCCGGGCGGGCCCTGAGCGTGCCGGTCGCGGTGGTCGCCACCCCGGACGTCATCGTGATCAACCTGCCGTGGGGTGCGCGCACCAACTGGGTTCGCAACGTGCTCGCCGCCGGCTCGTGCACGCTGCGCTGGAAGGGCCGCACCCACCAGCTGGACCGCCCCGAGATCATCGGTGCGGCGGCGGCCCGCCCGTACTACTCGCCCGTGGCGTGGCGGCTGGCCCGCACCCTGTTCCCCGCCGACGCCTGGCTGCTGCTGCACCGCGTCCCAAGAGCAAAACCGGTTTCCGGTACGCGATGA
- a CDS encoding dienelactone hydrolase family protein codes for MRLREDEVRIGDIRAVVIGPAGGGVFPGVLLYTDIFQLTESTLRSARRLASAGFVVCVPEIYPRGELAGVALEFDDAGKARGLAGAAAMSTAQFDADRVAVLDYLERRAEVSSLLVTGFCIGGHLAFRAALDPRVSATVCFYPTGLHNGALGADVADSLARAGEIRGRLMVVFGSRDPHVPAQARLATVGALYAAGLDDVELHVFAGGEHAFMRDVGARHDPVLTDLAFAEAVSFFRGR; via the coding sequence ATGAGGTTGCGTGAGGATGAGGTGCGGATCGGTGACATCCGCGCGGTCGTGATCGGTCCGGCCGGTGGTGGGGTGTTTCCCGGTGTGCTGTTGTATACGGATATTTTTCAGCTGACCGAGTCGACGTTGCGGTCGGCGCGCCGGTTGGCGTCGGCGGGGTTTGTGGTGTGTGTGCCGGAGATTTATCCGCGGGGTGAGCTGGCGGGGGTGGCGCTGGAGTTCGACGATGCGGGTAAGGCGCGGGGTCTGGCGGGTGCGGCGGCGATGTCGACGGCGCAGTTCGATGCGGATCGGGTGGCTGTTCTGGATTATCTGGAGCGGCGTGCTGAGGTGTCGTCGTTGCTGGTGACCGGGTTTTGTATCGGTGGGCATCTGGCGTTTCGGGCGGCGTTGGATCCGCGGGTGTCGGCGACGGTGTGTTTTTATCCGACGGGTTTGCACAATGGTGCGCTGGGTGCGGATGTCGCGGATTCGCTGGCGCGGGCGGGTGAGATTCGGGGCCGGTTGATGGTGGTGTTCGGGTCGCGGGATCCGCATGTGCCGGCGCAGGCGCGGTTGGCGACGGTTGGTGCGTTGTATGCGGCGGGTCTCGACGATGTGGAGTTGCACGTTTTCGCCGGTGGGGAGCATGCGTTCATGCGGGATGTGGGGGCGCGGCACGATCCGGTGTTGACCGACTTGGCGTTCGCCGAGGCGGTTTCGTTTTTCCGGGGTCGTTGA
- a CDS encoding HD domain-containing protein — MELLARAMWGPAAPGLRVLPSSAAELLTALRAPARLGAHLRAVHDVAWRLTGWLGGAYPGLRFDRRAVLFGAATHDIGKVLHPEELSGPGSRHEDAGRWLLLAAGVDPRLARFAGSHGRWDAPGARLEDLLVAVADKVWKANRVPDLEYLVVQRLVVVSGQEPWTAFLTLDGQLDALAAGAGGRLAYQNGFPIAVG, encoded by the coding sequence ATGGAGTTGCTGGCCCGGGCGATGTGGGGGCCTGCCGCGCCGGGGTTGCGGGTGTTGCCGTCGTCGGCGGCGGAGCTGTTGACGGCGTTGCGGGCGCCGGCGCGGCTGGGTGCGCATTTGCGGGCGGTGCACGATGTGGCGTGGCGGTTGACCGGCTGGCTGGGTGGGGCGTATCCGGGGTTGCGGTTCGACCGGCGGGCGGTGCTGTTCGGGGCGGCCACTCACGACATCGGCAAGGTGCTGCATCCGGAGGAGTTGTCGGGGCCGGGGTCGCGGCATGAGGATGCCGGCCGGTGGCTGCTGCTGGCGGCCGGGGTGGATCCGCGGTTGGCGCGGTTCGCCGGTAGCCACGGCAGGTGGGATGCGCCGGGGGCGCGGCTGGAGGATCTGCTGGTCGCCGTGGCGGACAAGGTGTGGAAGGCGAACCGGGTGCCGGATCTGGAGTACCTGGTGGTGCAGCGGCTGGTCGTGGTGTCCGGGCAGGAGCCGTGGACGGCGTTCCTGACGCTGGACGGTCAGCTGGACGCGCTGGCGGCCGGGGCGGGCGGGCGGTTGGCGTACCAGAACGGGTTTCCGATCGCCGTCGGGTGA
- a CDS encoding Rossmann-fold NAD(P)-binding domain-containing protein, giving the protein MLIPAALGGLLTAASVPRLRCAAVAGPANNQLDRPQTAGLLHERGILWAPDIVVGAGGLIHATAIELLHEAPERAGERVEAIGDTLAAILARARAAGIAPAAAVR; this is encoded by the coding sequence GTGCTGATTCCGGCCGCGCTGGGCGGGCTGCTCACCGCGGCGTCGGTGCCCCGGCTGCGCTGCGCCGCGGTCGCCGGGCCGGCCAACAACCAGCTGGACCGGCCGCAGACCGCCGGCCTGCTGCACGAGCGCGGCATCCTGTGGGCGCCGGACATCGTGGTCGGTGCCGGCGGGCTGATCCACGCCACCGCGATCGAGCTGCTGCACGAGGCCCCCGAGCGGGCCGGCGAGCGGGTCGAGGCGATCGGCGACACCCTCGCGGCGATCCTGGCACGTGCCCGGGCCGCCGGGATCGCCCCGGCCGCCGCCGTACGCTAG
- a CDS encoding VOC family protein: protein MTHVRRFDHVGITVADLDTATAFFVALGLRVEGRMFVEGAFLDTVCGIPGSRTEIVMLKAPDNGARLELSRFVRPDSVPGSPTAMANELGLRNVCFEVDDLRATVDWAASAGYTLVGGIGEYENTWRMAYLRGPEGIIVSLAERIP from the coding sequence ATGACCCACGTACGACGCTTCGACCATGTCGGCATCACCGTCGCCGACCTCGACACCGCCACCGCCTTCTTCGTGGCACTCGGCCTGCGGGTGGAAGGCCGGATGTTCGTCGAAGGCGCCTTCCTGGACACCGTCTGCGGCATCCCCGGCTCACGCACCGAGATCGTCATGCTGAAAGCCCCCGACAACGGCGCCCGCCTGGAACTCTCCCGCTTCGTCCGCCCCGACTCCGTACCCGGCTCACCGACCGCCATGGCCAACGAACTCGGCCTGCGCAACGTGTGCTTCGAAGTCGACGACCTGCGAGCCACCGTCGACTGGGCGGCGAGCGCCGGCTACACCCTGGTCGGCGGCATCGGCGAATACGAGAACACCTGGCGGATGGCCTACCTGCGCGGCCCCGAAGGCATCATCGTCTCCCTCGCCGAACGCATCCCCTGA
- a CDS encoding GNAT family N-acetyltransferase — MFSWVPLETSRLRLRRFEAADAAGVQAVWSDRDFLRFAPVGFRYAGAGLDRAVDWCSRGVDGLAGVSREDGRLACHVGLFNADWSAMTAEIHYWTAGWARGRGFAVEAAVAVSRWALTSEGLHRVTLQVDTRNEASVRVASRAGFRFEGVLRNASWTRSGRGDLAVYSLIPADLVGSAG, encoded by the coding sequence GTGTTCTCGTGGGTGCCGTTGGAGACGTCGCGGTTGCGGTTGCGGCGGTTCGAGGCCGCTGACGCGGCGGGGGTGCAGGCCGTGTGGAGCGATCGGGATTTCTTGCGGTTCGCGCCGGTGGGTTTTCGGTACGCGGGGGCGGGTCTCGATCGTGCGGTCGACTGGTGTTCGCGGGGTGTGGACGGGTTGGCGGGGGTGTCGCGCGAGGATGGCCGGTTGGCGTGTCATGTGGGGTTGTTCAACGCGGATTGGTCGGCGATGACCGCGGAGATCCATTATTGGACGGCGGGGTGGGCGCGGGGCCGGGGTTTCGCGGTGGAGGCGGCGGTCGCGGTGAGCCGGTGGGCGTTGACGTCGGAGGGGCTGCATCGGGTGACGTTGCAGGTGGATACCCGTAATGAGGCGTCGGTGCGGGTGGCGTCGCGGGCCGGGTTCCGGTTCGAGGGTGTGTTGCGTAATGCGTCGTGGACCCGGTCGGGGCGTGGTGATCTGGCGGTGTACAGCCTGATCCCGGCGGACTTGGTGGGGTCGGCCGGTTAG